The nucleotide sequence ATCTGTCGAAAGATGAGGCTGCAGGATCGCATACGCCACCACCACCGCCACCGCCGTATACAGACCGACAGAATGCAAAGCGTAAGCAAAGAGAAGAACATCACCATTGGCGCCATACGTATGCACATGATTGGTCAGATCCAAATCGTCGCCAGCACAATCGTTTCATTGGCGATATCCACCTGGGACAAGATTATTGGGAGCTTCATCCGATGAATCTCTCCCACTTTATCGGCGATACTACGCTTGATTTAACGAAGGCGCAAATTCCAATTGGAGAAACAAGAATATATGTTTCTTCATTCATTGGAGATGTGAAAGTATACGTTCCGAACGATATGACGCTCGGCGTCCAAGTATCTTCGAGTTGCTTGATCGGTGATGTGAAAGTGTTTGATGAAAAACGCGGTGGGTTTTTTAATCAGATTTCAGTGGAATCTCCAAGTTATATGGATGCCGAAAGACGTGTTGTTCTCATTGTAAGTAGCTTCATCGGAGATGTGCGCGTTACGAAGGTAGGTTGATCAGATGCTCAAATTTGTGCGCAATAGTAAGTGGCGACTTTCGATTTATGCAGGTGTGGCAACTGTTTTGCTAATGACGTTATTTTATATGGTATGGTCGGCGTTATCCAATCAGGAGCCTGATCTTGAGTTATGGATCGGCTGGACAATTGGGTTACTATTAATGCAGATGGGAATTGCCTATCAGCAAGGTCGCCAAACACAACGGAAGCTGGATCAATTACAACTCATGATAAAGCAAGTTGCTGCAGGTAATTGGAATGCTCGATTGCCAGAGTTGGAGCAGGATGTGTTTTCAGAAGTGCATCGTGATTTCAATCGAATGGTTAGCGTATTGGAAGCACGTCTCAAGCTACTCCAGCAGTTGGGTGAGCGTGAAGTGATGGAAGAGGCTTCTTCTATAGAGGCAGCAGTATTGGAAGAACGGCGACG is from Candidatus Cohnella colombiensis and encodes:
- the liaF gene encoding cell wall-active antibiotics response protein LiaF, which translates into the protein MQSSHWHRSIWGIVVVAIGVVFLLNYLGISTISIGELFGTYWPVFLIIVGLQGGVLQRGGGSFWNIIVMMIGVIFLGRNLGWFSWGLGDIFRLVWPVLIIVIGIRMIVCNGGSKKKRHRDRSEEQNWSPITPPIPPTPPGPPPAPSQYDDFDRNDIFSGSRGSNPIDLSKDEAAGSHTPPPPPPPYTDRQNAKRKQREEHHHWRHTYAHDWSDPNRRQHNRFIGDIHLGQDYWELHPMNLSHFIGDTTLDLTKAQIPIGETRIYVSSFIGDVKVYVPNDMTLGVQVSSSCLIGDVKVFDEKRGGFFNQISVESPSYMDAERRVVLIVSSFIGDVRVTKVG